The sequence GCCTTGGCAAGCAGCACTAAGAGATTCAATGTTGAAAATTGTTTACCTTTTGCACTGCATGTCTAGGTCCTGAGCCTAAGAATAAAATATTTATTGTTTTTACTTTAGTAGAGGATGAATCACAATTTTAGAAAACTCAATGCAAAAAGCGAATTGGTTCGAATGTTTAAGTAAGAAATGCCAATATTCTATTATATAAGCTATTTGTTATGTTAGTAATTAAATAATCATATAATTTTAATTGAAATTTTGGAATTTTTTTCTATTTAGTCGCAAATTATTTTGAAATACCCAATTTCAGTGATAGACAAAGCTATTTTAATAGTTTCTTATAAGATTTAGCTGATATCATTGCAATCACTTATAGCGGAAGGGTTGCGTAAGCCCATTTGCCGATTATTTGTATATTTCGGGGGTGATAATACAACTATAGTGATATGATATTATGGCTGGGGTACCGTCTCCGATGGGTGAATTTTATATTCGCTCGTCGGAGATATATCGGTTTTAAAGTAATTTGAGACTAGAAATATCTAGCCCTATTTTTATCGCTTTTTTCTTAATTAATCTAATAAGCATTTAATAAAGGCATAAAGAATTATCAATGTATGCAGATTGCTATTGATGACTTTACCTAAGATCTTATTCGAAATAATATTTATTTTAATTATAAGCTTCAATTGAAATGAAAAAGGCAGCATTAAACCGCCATTTTCAACAATTACAAATTTGTATTTTTATAACTTTAGGCACTTAAAAGCACGTCATCAGTTTCTATCTTGGTAAAATGGCTACTTTCTTTATCGAGTACCCACAATTCACCATATAAAATATCAAACCAGGCAGCATGTAGTTGCAACAGCCCTGCTTTTTGGCGCTTTGCAATCCAAGGAAATGTGGAAAGATTGGCAAGTGAATAACGCAGTGAAATGCGCTCCAATGCGGTTTGCCGCTCAGCTGGTGACATTGACTTATCACCACTAACCGCCTCAGCAGACGGCTTTAGCAACCCCATCCACCGGCCAATAAAATCGTCCGACGATAATGGTTTACTCTCCATATCAAGGGCAGCTCTTATTCCACCACAACGGCCATGCCCCATGACGACAATGTGCTTTACTTCGAGTGATTGTACTGCAAATTCAAGGGCGGCCGAGGTCGCGTGATATTCACCATCAGGCTGGAATGGTGGTACTTGGTTTGCAATATTGCGCATGACAAATACTTCGCCTGGATCCGTATCAAAAATTATTTCCGGTGCCGCGCGGGAATCGCAACAAGCAATCATCATAACTTCAGGCTTTTGCCCTTCAACCGCCAATTCCCTATAACGGTTTCGCTCACTGCTAAAGCGTGTTTGTACAAAATTTTTATAGCCATTTAGCAAATGTTCTGGAAACTCGTTCATTTCTGCCTCTATTTCTCTTAACTTGTGCGATTTTCTGTACCAAATCGCAAACATCTTTTTAACGTTAACGCCCCTATTATGGTTCCAGCATTTTTATTTGGTAGATAAAGCACGCATGGTGATATGGGAGTGAGGGCGCATAAATAATGGATAGCTTTGTTCAAGCACCAATTCATTCGATTGTTTTTGTAACGTTGCACAAAGGCAATCAAAAACCGATGCAGTGGTAAATTGTAGGGCTGCCTTGGCACTCATTCCTGTAAGGTAATGACTTAAGAATAATGCCGACGTCAGATCGCCCAATCCATTAACAGGGTCTTTCACTATGCGGTGTTCGGCAAGCCAAATTTCACTGTCATGGACTAATAAATTGCCTGTTGCGTTTTTAAGCAGGGCTGCAGCCGATGTTATCAATACCATATCGCATTGGGTTGAGCGTGCGGCTTCAATAATATCTTCATTGCTATCAAGTTTGCGTCCCACCATCCATTCAAGCTCAGAACGATTAGGCTTAAGAATATTACAGAGCGGCACTAAATGATCTTTAATGGCTGTAGCTATATCCTCGCGCACATAAAGGCCACCCTCATCAGCCATGACAGGGTCGCATAAATAAGTTAGGTCTGGTCGCTTTTGCTTTAGCTTTTTTATGAGCTGGGCAGCAATTTCTACTTGCTTGGCAGAAGCAAAATAACCCGTCATGACCGCATCAATTTCAGTTGAATGAAGCGATGCTGCAATATCATCTGCAAAAGCGGAGAAATCTTCAATCGGGATATTTAAGCGATGCGCAACCCCGTGTCTTGGTTGCCAGGTCATGGTAACAGTCAACAAAGTCCAAACATGATGCCCTAATGTTTCAAGGGCAAAACCAGAAGAGCGCACACCGACCGTACCACGAATGACATGGCTCGAAATGAGCAAAATGGTTTTGCCCTGATCAATTGTTTCCATATTTGTGCACTCCTTAATCAAGTTAATTCGCATCCCAATATCTTTATGCGATTTTCATGCTTAAATATTTCATCGCTTAATTTAAGAGTATTAGGTGGCAAATTTTTTATCATATTAGTAGTGCCAGAATATGCGATGAGATAACAGCTATTTTTCTAGAATATTTTTAAAATTGTCTATTTTTAATCATAAGCAGCGATACGATAAGGTCTAAAATAGTATTTTAGCCTTTTGAAATATGATTTGTCTAATCAAATTGATTTTTAATTCTTATAGTTAAATCTGTCATTCTTTGCGCACAATAATTATAAATCGTTAGCCAAAGTACACGATGTTTGGTTATAATGAGACGGATTTTTAGTCTATGGGATGTGCATTTGATAAAGGCTTTTGAAAATGACGAATAAAAGTAAATTTTGGATTTTTTTTGTCGCCTTGTGGTTTGTTCCGGCATTTGCCTTGATAAGCACCATTTCAGCAGCCCATGCACAAGAACGAAAAACCTTATTTGATTTGCTTTTTGGTCCAAGGCAAGCTGCACCTAAAGCTATGCCTAGAAATAACAATCCCCCAACTCGCCGCAAACCAGTTAATAGGTCTCAACCTAAACCAAAGCCAGTCGCTACGCCAATAATTGTTACGCCCCAGATTGAAAAATTGACTGATGCTAAGAAGATTTTATTTCTGGGTGACTTTGTCGCAAGTGCAATGAGTGAGGGGCTTAATGAAATTTATGCAGATAATGCAAATTATCGGATTATAAAACGTACCGATGGTTCATCGGGCTTGGTGCGCGAAGATCATTATAATTGGCATGAGAATATAGCTAAGATTGTTAACGAGGAAGGGGCTGATATCATTATTTTTGTTATTGGTGCTAATGATCGTCAATCTCTTAAAATCAATCGGCAAACGATGGAGTTTGGTAGCCAAGATTGGGATAAAATTTATCAAGAGCGCGTTGCAGCTATTGTAAAAGATTTGGAAGCAACACAAAAGCCATGGCTTTGGGTTAGTTTGCCAAGTTTCGGCAAACCGCAATTACATAAAAGTTCAGGGCGGTTCAATGCATATTATAATGCGGCTATTGGTAATACAAATGGGCAATTTATCGATTTGTGGAGTGGCTTTGTTGATGATAAGGGCGCTTTTGCCTTATCTGGTTATGATATGAATGGGCAAACGGCACGCTTGCGTACAAATGATGGTATCAGCTTTACACCTGCTGGCCGGCAAAAGTTAGCTTTTTATGTGAAAGCGCCAATTGAAGCGATTTTTGGCAATCAACCAAGTCCTATTAAAACCGATAATGTGCTTGAAAATGAAGAGATTGCTCCAGTAGAACAACCAGCGAGTGCTCAGGCTCCGGCGATTAAAGTGGTTGCCCCCCAAAAGAAAATTACCCGTATTCCGCCGATGAGTTTAACTGACTTGCCACAAGATGGATCAGAATTAATTGGAAAAAATCCAAGTGGTAATAATCATATGCCGATTGGCCGAGCTATGGAACAAAGTGACCAAAAAGGGCGAGCAGATTATTTTGTAACGCCTTAGGTTAACTTTTATAAATTGCAGCCTCTGCTTAGTATGAAAGTGAAAGACTGCTATTTGCTATATTTTATCTACAGGTTAGTTTTTTTTCATTGGTAAGATGAGCATTATTGTTTTTGGCACACTCAATATTTGCTAGTTCTTGTACCAATTTGATTAAATCTTTTTGCCTTGAACCTTTAATGTGGTCAATATCATATTTATTAAGTGTCTTTGCACTATAATCATCAATTGTTTTTTCATCTAGATTATATTCAATAGATACATCAAGATTTTGATTAATCCAAAGATGATAATGCTCACAGCCTTGGTCTGGTATTGTATCCAATAAATAGACGCAATAAATATCATGATATTGTTTTAAAAAATTCATAATCACATAGACAACTTCATTGCTATCATGATGATTAGCCATGAATATTAGATTACTTGCAATCAATTTTGCTCTTAATTCATGCTCGTTAAACTTCATAAACGTTAAATTTTCTTAGAAAGTAAGTAAAGATTATATTTCATATAACGCAGTAATAATTAAATCACTGGAGCGGGTGAAGGGAATCGAACCCTCGTATTCAGCTTGGGAAGCTGCTGCTCTACCATTGAGCTACACCCGCATCGCTCTAGCAACTATTTCCAGTTGCGGTCATTGAAAAAACTCTCTATCATTTTTTTTAACCCCTGACAATCAAGCGATTTCTCTTTTCGCATCAAAATTTAAATAATTGCATGGACTGAGAATTTTTACATATTGGGATAAACTGGCCCTTCTCCCCCTTGTGGGCATGTCCAATTAATATTTTGATTGGGGTCTTTAATATCACATGTTTTGCAATGAAGGCAGTTCTGCGCATTAATAATGTAGTTTTCAATGCCATCTTTCTCAATCCATTCATAAACACCCGCGGGGCAATAGCGCATTGATGGCCCAGAAAAAATCTGCAATTCTGATGTTTCCTGTGTGTTTAATGATTGCACTTTTAAATGGCAAGGTTCATTTTCTTCGTGATTGGTATTGGATAAAAAAACCGAAATAAGTCGATCGAAAGTTAAAACATTATCTGGTTTTGGATAAGATATTGGTTGGTGGTTTTGCGCAGGTTCCAAACATTGATAATCGGCTTTGCCATGGCTTAACGTGCCAAAAAATGAAAAGCCCAATAGGCTTTGGCACCACATATCAAAACCGCCTAATTTAACACCAATCTTTGTTCCATATTTTGACCAAAGTGGTTTAACATTGCGCACCTTATACAAATCTT comes from Bartonella sp. HY038 and encodes:
- a CDS encoding carbonic anhydrase, which codes for MNEFPEHLLNGYKNFVQTRFSSERNRYRELAVEGQKPEVMMIACCDSRAAPEIIFDTDPGEVFVMRNIANQVPPFQPDGEYHATSAALEFAVQSLEVKHIVVMGHGRCGGIRAALDMESKPLSSDDFIGRWMGLLKPSAEAVSGDKSMSPAERQTALERISLRYSLANLSTFPWIAKRQKAGLLQLHAAWFDILYGELWVLDKESSHFTKIETDDVLLSA
- the pdxY gene encoding pyridoxal kinase: METIDQGKTILLISSHVIRGTVGVRSSGFALETLGHHVWTLLTVTMTWQPRHGVAHRLNIPIEDFSAFADDIAASLHSTEIDAVMTGYFASAKQVEIAAQLIKKLKQKRPDLTYLCDPVMADEGGLYVREDIATAIKDHLVPLCNILKPNRSELEWMVGRKLDSNEDIIEAARSTQCDMVLITSAAALLKNATGNLLVHDSEIWLAEHRIVKDPVNGLGDLTSALFLSHYLTGMSAKAALQFTTASVFDCLCATLQKQSNELVLEQSYPLFMRPHSHITMRALSTK
- a CDS encoding DUF459 domain-containing protein; the protein is MTNKSKFWIFFVALWFVPAFALISTISAAHAQERKTLFDLLFGPRQAAPKAMPRNNNPPTRRKPVNRSQPKPKPVATPIIVTPQIEKLTDAKKILFLGDFVASAMSEGLNEIYADNANYRIIKRTDGSSGLVREDHYNWHENIAKIVNEEGADIIIFVIGANDRQSLKINRQTMEFGSQDWDKIYQERVAAIVKDLEATQKPWLWVSLPSFGKPQLHKSSGRFNAYYNAAIGNTNGQFIDLWSGFVDDKGAFALSGYDMNGQTARLRTNDGISFTPAGRQKLAFYVKAPIEAIFGNQPSPIKTDNVLENEEIAPVEQPASAQAPAIKVVAPQKKITRIPPMSLTDLPQDGSELIGKNPSGNNHMPIGRAMEQSDQKGRADYFVTP